One genomic segment of Impatiens glandulifera chromosome 6, dImpGla2.1, whole genome shotgun sequence includes these proteins:
- the LOC124942489 gene encoding stem-specific protein TSJT1-like, which yields MLAIFKNGSVDPPKELNSPASVQRSSSSLKPKLPNEILNNFLSSHSNNGFSMGFAEKALIAFSPPHNPFSIHNRMFCGVDDIYCIFLGSLSNLPGLLRQYGLSKGANEAAFVVEAYRTLRDRGPYPADQVLRDMDGRFGFVVYDAKAGSVFVSLAGDEGVKLYWGIGGDGCVVISDNLEVIKGSCAKSFAPFPAGCMYHSEHGLMSFEQPLKKMKAMPRIDSEGILCGSNFKVDTISSSKNNNSMTRVGSEANCAVWRSQA from the exons aTGTTGGCCATATTCAAGAATGGATCTGTTGATCCACCGAAGGAGCTCAACAGTCCAGCTTCAGTACAAAGATCCTCCTCCTCCCTCAAGCCAAAGCTCCCCAATGAGATCTTAAACAATTTCTTGTCTTCTCATTCTAACAATGGCTTCTCCATGGGTTTTGCAGAGAAAGCTCTGATTGCTTTCTCACCTCCTCACAACCCTTTCTCCATTCACAATAGGATGTTTTGTGGAGTGGATGACATATACTGTATCTTCTTGGGCAGTTTAAGCAACCTCCCGGGTCTTCTCCGGCAGTATGGGCTTTCGAAGGGGGCAAATGAGGCGGCGTTCGTGGTGGAGGCGTATAGGACTCTTAGAGACAGAGGACCTTATCCGGCTGATCAAGTTCTTAGAGACATGGATGGAAGATTTGGGTTTGTTGTGTATGATGCCAAGGCTGGATCTGTTTTTGTTTCTCTG GCTGGTGATGAAGGTGTGAAACTGTACTGGGGAATAGGAGGAGATGGGTGTGTTGTGATTTCTGATAACTTGGAGGTTATTAAGGGAAGCTGTGCCAAGTCATTTGCCCCTTTCCCAGCTG gTTGCATGTATCATAGTGAGCATGGGCTAATGAGCTTTGAGCAGccattgaagaagatgaaagcaaTGCCTAGAATTGACAGTGAAGGAATACTTTGTGGGTCTAATTTCAAGGTGGATACAATTTCATCTTCGAAGAACAATAACAGTATGACCAGGGTTGGAAGTGAAGCTAACTGTGCTGTTTGGAGATCACAAGCCTGA
- the LOC124942396 gene encoding stem-specific protein TSJT1-like, protein MLAIFKNGSVDPPKELNSPASVQRSSSSLKPKLPNEILNNFLSSHSNNGFSMGFAEKALIAFSPPHNPFSIHNRMFCGVDDIYCIFLGSLSNLPGLLRQYGLSKGANEAAFVVEAYRTLRDRGPYPADQVLRDMDGRFGFVVYDAKAGSVFVSLAGDEGVKLYWGIGGDGCVVISDNLEVIKGSCAKSFAPFPAGCMYHSEHGLMSFEQPLKKMKAMPRIDSEGILCGSNFKVDTISSSKNNNNMTRVGSEANCTVWRSQA, encoded by the exons atgTTGGCTATATTCAAGAATGGATCTGTTGATCCACCAAAGGAGCTGAACAGTCCAGCTTCAGTACAAAGATCCTCCTCCTCCCTCAAGCCAAAGCTCCCCAATGAGATCTTAAACAATTTCTTGTCTTCTCATTCTAACAATGGCTTCTCCATGGGTTTTGCAGAGAAAGCTCTGATTGCTTTCTCACCTCCTCACAACCCTTTCTCCATTCACAATAGGATGTTTTGTGGAGTGGATGACATATACTGTATCTTCTTGGGCAGTTTAAGCAACCTCCCGGGTCTTCTCCGGCAGTATGGGCTTTCGAAGGGGGCAAATGAGGCGGCGTTCGTGGTGGAGGCGTATAGGACTCTTAGAGACAGAGGACCTTATCCGGCTGATCAAGTTCTTAGAGACATGGATGGAAGATTTGGGTTTGTTGTGTATGATGCCAAGGCTGGATCTGTTTTTGTTTCTCTg GCTGGTGATGAAGGTGTGAAGCTATACTGGGGAATAGGAGGAGATGGGTGTGTTGTGATTTCTGATAACTTGGAGGTGATCAAAGGAAGCTGTGCCAAGTCATTTGCCCCTTTCCCAGCTG gttGCATGTATCATAGTGAGCATGGGCTAATGAGCTTTGAGCAGccattgaagaagatgaaagcaaTGCCTAGAATCGACAGTGAAGGAATACTGTGTGGGTCTAATTTCAAGGTGGATACAATTTCATCTTCGAAGAACAATAACAACATGACCAGGGTTGGAAGTGAAGCTAATTGTACTGTTTGGAGATCACAAGCTTGA